A genomic stretch from Sporocytophaga myxococcoides DSM 11118 includes:
- a CDS encoding NUDIX domain-containing protein, whose protein sequence is METIITKDKFCYDYPRAAVTTDSVIFKLESGTLGLLLIERKHDPYKNCWALPGGFLEMNEDGLECARRELLEETSLAVNEMEQTGTYTDVNRDPRGRTISIAYTTLITNKVTLNAGDDAKNVKWFSLFDLPLLAFDHIKVIQDAVFFFQVRLKSDKLPDFLKSLDKQQLKELQNITDEYLK, encoded by the coding sequence CAGCTGTAACTACTGACTCTGTCATTTTTAAGCTGGAATCAGGAACATTGGGTCTTTTATTAATTGAGAGGAAACATGACCCATATAAAAACTGTTGGGCACTTCCAGGTGGATTCCTTGAAATGAATGAGGACGGCCTGGAATGCGCAAGAAGAGAACTACTTGAAGAAACTAGTCTGGCAGTAAATGAAATGGAACAAACAGGCACATATACGGATGTGAACAGAGATCCAAGAGGCAGAACCATATCCATTGCTTATACAACTTTAATTACAAATAAAGTAACTCTGAATGCCGGAGACGATGCAAAAAACGTAAAATGGTTTTCCCTTTTCGACCTACCCTTACTCGCTTTTGACCATATAAAAGTAATTCAGGACGCTGTATTCTTTTTTCAAGTAAGATTGAAGTCTGACAAATTGCCAGATTTCTTAAAAAGTCTCGACAAACAGCAACTGAAAGAACTTCAGAACATTACAGATGAATATCTGAAATAA